In a genomic window of Colius striatus isolate bColStr4 chromosome 2, bColStr4.1.hap1, whole genome shotgun sequence:
- the CLN8 gene encoding protein CLN8, translated as MNPTNDDPVFGTIFDWDYLLWEVRLTFLAAGFLIYLGVFLLSHWLSSWISTTYRALYAKEKVFWNMAVTRGVFGLQSCVAGLWALLIDPVFHADKVYSQQKWSWFNCLIAAGFFLLENVAVHMSNIVFRTFDVFLVVHHLLAFGGLAGLVINVKSGHYLPLMGMLLEMSTPSTCISWMLLKAGCANTFFWKANQWVMIHLFHCRMVLTYHMWWVCIFNWSSVIENLGLLHFVVMVSGLFAVTLILNPYWTYKKTQQLLSPTDWNFENKAVENGKVNGEMHRKKRI; from the exons atgaatcCTACAAACGATGATCCAGTGTTTGGGACCATTTTTGACTGGGACTATCTGTTATGGGAAGTTCGTTTGACATTTTTAGCTGCTGGGTTTTTAATCTACTTGGGAGTATTTCTTCTGTCTCACTGGTTATCTTCATGGATAAGCACCACTTATCGTGCCTTGTATGCAAAGGAGAAGGTGTTTTGGAACATGGCTGTCACACGTGGTGTGTTTGGACTTCAGAGTTGTGTTGCTGGATTGTGGGCTTTGCTCATAGATCCTGTTTTTCATGCTGACAAAGTCTATTCACAGCAAAAGTGGAGTTGGTTCAACTGTTTAATAGCTGCTGGATTTTTCTTGCTTGAAAATGTAGCTGTTCACATGTCCAACATTGTCTTTAGAACATTTGATGTGTTCTTGGTAGTTCATCACCTGCTTGCGTTTGGTGGCTTGGCTGGTCTCGTAATTAATGTGAAATCTGGACATTATCTGCCTTTAATGGGAATGTTGCTGGAGATGAGTACTCCCTCAACGTGCATTTCCTGGATGCTTCTAAAG GCTGGCTGTGCCAACACGTTTTTCTGGAAGGCAAACCAGTGGGTGATGATCCACCTGTTTCACTGCCGCATGGTTCTTACTTACCACATGTGGTGGGTGTGTATTTTCAATTGGAGTTCTGTGATAGAAAATCTGGGACTTCTTCATTTTGTTGTCATGGTGTCGGGATTATTTGCCGTTACACTAATACTTAACCCATACTGGACCTACAAAAAAACTCAGCAACTCCTCAGCCCAACTGACTGGAACTTTGAAAATAAAGCCgtggaaaatggaaaagtaaatgGTGAAATGCATCGAAAGAAGAGGatataa